In Deltaproteobacteria bacterium, one genomic interval encodes:
- a CDS encoding saccharopine dehydrogenase NADP-binding domain-containing protein — protein MKKTVIVMGTGAQGGTIAMRLNEEPNVEKIICADYDLDAAKRYEKMLDKAVAVKVDASNPKEIVAASEGAELIVNGLPPDFNAAVMEAALARGMHYQDMASGPVADIDFVGAVKRQLALDDKFKAAGLSALINTGSAPGLVNVIARNAADKLDQPETIDIYIYDGIWTNRFIPFWWSPETAFGDMAAEPIRYENGEYKKVPPFNNPEMIDFKGLGPRRMVDHEHEEPVTFGLFFKGLKRANFKYGGPACNMAESFYKMGLLGTEPVEVNGSKIVPLDLVCRLTPPAPSDPDTIREALSEGMALEEGASLVRVKGQKNGQPVCLDNYINAPGLTEAFEKYGITHESFVTGQSAFLFTKLFVNAKIDIRGVFPPEVLEVDAREYYLKEAAALGITVDEIVETRLY, from the coding sequence ATGAAAAAAACAGTGATCGTCATGGGGACCGGTGCACAGGGCGGCACGATCGCCATGCGCTTGAATGAAGAGCCGAACGTGGAAAAAATTATCTGCGCCGACTATGATCTGGATGCGGCCAAGCGTTATGAAAAGATGCTCGACAAGGCGGTCGCCGTCAAGGTCGACGCCAGCAATCCGAAAGAGATCGTGGCGGCCTCGGAGGGCGCAGAACTCATCGTCAACGGTTTGCCCCCGGACTTCAACGCAGCGGTCATGGAGGCCGCTTTGGCCAGGGGCATGCACTATCAGGATATGGCATCCGGTCCCGTGGCCGATATCGATTTTGTAGGCGCCGTAAAGCGTCAGCTGGCCCTGGATGATAAATTCAAGGCGGCCGGTCTGAGCGCCCTGATCAATACAGGGTCGGCGCCCGGACTGGTGAATGTGATCGCCAGAAACGCCGCCGACAAGCTGGACCAACCCGAAACCATCGACATATACATCTATGACGGTATCTGGACGAACAGGTTTATCCCCTTCTGGTGGTCGCCGGAAACGGCCTTCGGCGATATGGCAGCCGAGCCGATAAGATACGAGAACGGCGAATACAAGAAGGTGCCGCCTTTCAACAACCCGGAAATGATCGACTTCAAAGGTTTGGGCCCCCGCAGGATGGTGGATCACGAGCATGAAGAGCCGGTGACCTTCGGTCTGTTTTTCAAAGGGTTGAAAAGGGCCAATTTCAAATATGGCGGACCTGCCTGCAATATGGCGGAATCCTTTTATAAAATGGGCCTCTTGGGGACGGAACCCGTTGAGGTGAACGGCAGCAAAATTGTTCCCCTAGACCTGGTGTGCCGCCTGACGCCACCGGCGCCCTCGGACCCGGACACCATCCGGGAGGCGCTTTCCGAGGGTATGGCTCTGGAAGAGGGTGCCAGCCTGGTGCGTGTCAAGGGCCAGAAAAACGGACAACCGGTCTGTCTGGACAACTATATCAATGCGCCGGGCTTGACGGAAGCATTCGAAAAATATGGCATAACCCATGAATCCTTTGTAACGGGACAGTCGGCATTTCTTTTCACCAAGCTTTTCGTGAACGCCAAAATAGACATTCGGGGGGTGTTTCCGCCGGAAGTGCTTGAGGTGGATGCCAGGGAATATTATCTGAAAGAGGCTGCCGCCTTGGGTATCACCGTGGATGAGATCGTGGAGACCCGGCTTTACTGA
- the tatA gene encoding twin-arginine translocase TatA/TatE family subunit, whose product MFGIGMPELIIILVIILIIFGAGKLPEIGGGMGKAIKNFKSATTEAERKEAEKIEEEKKEA is encoded by the coding sequence ATGTTTGGAATAGGTATGCCCGAACTGATTATCATCCTTGTCATCATTCTCATCATTTTCGGTGCAGGAAAACTGCCGGAGATCGGCGGTGGAATGGGAAAAGCCATAAAGAATTTCAAAAGCGCTACCACTGAAGCCGAGAGAAAAGAAGCAGAAAAAATCGAAGAGGAAAAAAAAGAAGCCTAA